GGTCCCCCAGCGTCCGCCACCGACGGCATTCATCGGACCCCCGACGTCGTCGGCGCCCGTGCGCTGCAGGGTCTCGACTCCGTTGCGGATGTAATCCGGCGCGACCACCGTATGTGCGTCAATGCGGGCGATGATTTCGCCGCGGGCGGCGCCGATCCCGATGTTCATGGCCGCCGGCACGATGCGTGAGGGATTGCGGAGGACGCGCAGGCGCGCGCCGTAGCCCCGGAGCACCTGCGCCGAATCGTCATCGGAGTCGCCGTCGACCACGATGAGTTCGAGGCGGTCTGCTGGGTAATCCTGTGCCAGCACGGCGTCGATGCAGGCGCCGATGTGGCCGCCTTCGTTGCGCATCGGGATGACGACGCTGACCAGCGGCAGTTGCGACATCAGTTCCTCCGACCCAGCAGCTCGTCGTAGAGCTGCGTCCAGGCGTTCACCATTCGGGCGGCGGAAAAGTCTTCCGCTCGCTCCCGCGCCGCCGCACGGAAGCGCTGCCGGAGTCCGGCGTCACGCAGCAGGCGGCGCGAATGCTCGACGAAGCCCCCCACCTCGCCGGCCGGCACAATGAAACCCTCGATGCCGGGATGCAGCAGCTCACGTACACCCGCCACGTCCGTCGCGATCACCGGCACGCCGCTGGCCATGGCCTCGAGGACGACATTGGGCATCCCTTCCCAGCGCGACGTTAGCCAGAACAGGGAAGCCGCGCGCAGGATGGCATCGATGTCGTCGCGTTCGCCGGTAAAGGTGACGCGGCCGTTCAACCCCAGGGCGCTCGCCTGCGTCTCCAACACCGGTCGTAACGGACCATCACCGACGATCATGAACTCCGCCTCTGGGCATAGGCGCGCCAACTGCCCGGCGGCCTCCAGGAATAACGCATGGTTCTTCTGCGGCACCAAGCGTCCGATGCTGACAATCGGCCCGGGCAGGCGCGGCGATTCGCCCGTGGGGCATGGCCGGAAGTATGCGGTGTCGATCGCATTGTAAATGACACGGATCGGCGCCCGCGGCGCCCGGTAGTGACGGACAATGTAGGCCGCCACTACCTGCGAGTTCGCCACGATCGCCCGGCTCGATCGGAACGCGAGCGCGTTGGCGCAACGCAGCTGCACCTTGCAGTTGCGAGCCGAGGTGATCAGCGGGCGTGAACGGTCGAACATGTGGGCGCACCCCGCATAGGCGTTGGCGCGATACAGCCACGCATGTACCAGATCGATGTTGTCAGCCGCCAACTGCGCGCGCAGGCGACGCACCCGTTGCACCGGACTGCCAACAAGAACCTTCAGCGGCACGCCGCTCGCAACGATCTCCGACCCGAACGGCTCGGTGGCCGACGACAAGCAGTACACGATCGGTTTGAAGCGCCCCCGATCCAGCTGTCGGACCAGCAGTGCGAGCTGCCGCTCCGCTCCGCCGCGCGTCAACTGCCCGATGACGTGCGCCACCCGCCAGGCCCTGCTCGTCGCCATGTGCTTCCCGGGGTTGCCTGCAGAACTGCAAGTCAATGAACTGGATCCCCAGCTGAGAAAATCCGGCTACCAGGCCCGCCCAGAGGAGGAGTGTCCTCGAAACATAGCCCTTCGTGGAATCTTTTCAGTCATCCACGCCCCCTCCGCCTGCAACCGAGAGCCCCAGGCGGTCCCGCCCATAATCCCCAGCCTGCACGGCGGTGCACCAGCTCTGGTGTTCGAGATACCAGCGCACCGTCTGCCGAACCCCGGTGCCGAAGTCGTGCCGTGGCTTCCATCCGAACTCACGCCGAATCTTGGTCGGATCAATCGCGTAGCGGCGGTCGTGACCCGGACGGTCCTTCACAAATATCTTGAGATCCTCGTAGTGGCGAACGCCTCGCGCCACCAGCGCAGGATTGTCCGCCGGAGGCAACAGATCCTCGAGCGCCGCGCAGATATGGGTGACGACTTCGACGTTGGTCCGCTCGTTCTCTCCCCCGATGTTGTACCGCTCACCCACACGGCCCTGTTGCAGCACCAAGAGGATACCCTCGCAGTGGTCGTGGACGTAGAGCCAGTCGCGTACATTCAGCCCGTCACCGTATATCGGGAGTGGTTTGCCCTCGATCGCGTTCAGCACGGTCAACGGAACTAGCTTCTCCGGGAATTGATACGGTCCATAATTGTTGGAGCAATTCGTGATCAGCGTCGGGAGCCCGTAGGTCTCGTGGTAGGCACGCACGAAATGATCGGCCGCCGCCTTCGAAGCAGCGTAGGGCGAATTGGGCGCGTACGCAGTGGTCTCAGTGAAGCGCCCGCTTACCCCCAAAGTGCCATACACCTCATCCGTGGAGACCTGCAGAAACCGGAATGCCGCGCGCACCTCCTCGCCCTGCTCCGCCAAGTACTCGCCTGAGGCATCGAGGAGCTCGAACGTCCCGATCACGTTCGTATCGACGAATGGGCGCGGGCTGTCGATGGATCGGTCGACGTGCGACTCGGCGGCGAAGT
This genomic interval from Candidatus Binatia bacterium contains the following:
- a CDS encoding glycosyltransferase, with the translated sequence MATSRAWRVAHVIGQLTRGGAERQLALLVRQLDRGRFKPIVYCLSSATEPFGSEIVASGVPLKVLVGSPVQRVRRLRAQLAADNIDLVHAWLYRANAYAGCAHMFDRSRPLITSARNCKVQLRCANALAFRSSRAIVANSQVVAAYIVRHYRAPRAPIRVIYNAIDTAYFRPCPTGESPRLPGPIVSIGRLVPQKNHALFLEAAGQLARLCPEAEFMIVGDGPLRPVLETQASALGLNGRVTFTGERDDIDAILRAASLFWLTSRWEGMPNVVLEAMASGVPVIATDVAGVRELLHPGIEGFIVPAGEVGGFVEHSRRLLRDAGLRQRFRAAARERAEDFSAARMVNAWTQLYDELLGRRN
- the rfbB gene encoding dTDP-glucose 4,6-dehydratase, yielding MTTMLVTGGAGFIGSNFVRLALGQNDARVVVLDKLTYAGNLLNLSEVKANPRFAFVKGDIADRDAVDALLREHHPTWVINFAAESHVDRSIDSPRPFVDTNVIGTFELLDASGEYLAEQGEEVRAAFRFLQVSTDEVYGTLGVSGRFTETTAYAPNSPYAASKAAADHFVRAYHETYGLPTLITNCSNNYGPYQFPEKLVPLTVLNAIEGKPLPIYGDGLNVRDWLYVHDHCEGILLVLQQGRVGERYNIGGENERTNVEVVTHICAALEDLLPPADNPALVARGVRHYEDLKIFVKDRPGHDRRYAIDPTKIRREFGWKPRHDFGTGVRQTVRWYLEHQSWCTAVQAGDYGRDRLGLSVAGGGGVDD